One genomic region from Vibrio cyclitrophicus encodes:
- a CDS encoding LPS-assembly lipoprotein LptE yields MRLISLSSLKVTIVILTVSLLSACGFHLRGDYSVPEELNKISVTSYDQYSTFTRMMKGQLRMNDVEIIPPAGNTPNLHIISESVSERTLSLYQNTRAAEKELTFRARYRVTIPELGDKTFSTSVTRSYLDNPLTALAKSVERDMIEDEMRKLATSQILRQMARLKANIAADNMDLEALEHVQVKELEKQYNIKNIEIEDAETVPTSEEQSTLSESAEQ; encoded by the coding sequence ATGCGCCTGATTTCACTATCTTCATTGAAAGTTACTATTGTTATTCTAACCGTTAGCCTATTGAGTGCCTGTGGTTTCCACCTACGCGGTGATTACTCAGTGCCAGAAGAACTTAACAAGATCTCTGTGACCAGTTACGACCAATACAGCACGTTTACACGTATGATGAAAGGTCAGCTGCGTATGAATGATGTAGAAATTATCCCACCAGCTGGAAACACACCGAATTTGCATATTATTAGCGAAAGCGTGAGTGAGCGAACTCTATCTCTTTATCAAAATACTCGTGCGGCAGAGAAAGAGCTGACGTTCAGAGCTAGGTATCGCGTAACGATACCAGAGCTTGGTGATAAAACATTCTCGACTAGCGTAACCCGTAGCTATCTAGATAACCCGTTAACTGCACTTGCGAAGTCGGTTGAACGAGACATGATCGAAGATGAAATGCGTAAGTTGGCAACAAGCCAAATCCTTCGTCAGATGGCTCGATTAAAAGCCAACATAGCGGCAGATAACATGGACCTAGAAGCGTTAGAGCACGTTCAAGTAAAAGAACTTGAGAAGCAATACAACATCAAAAACATCGAAATTGAAGACGCAGAAACAGTACCGACTTCCGAAGAGCAGTCAACACTAAGCGAATCGGCTGAACAATAG
- the rsfS gene encoding ribosome silencing factor: MLREELKDFLADKADDMKAESIVTIDVEGKSSVTDYMIVCTGTSKRHVASIAQHVADEVRKAGMQPLGMDGQQEGEWVVLDMGTSMLHVMQEEHRELYQLEKLWG, encoded by the coding sequence GTGTTACGTGAAGAACTAAAAGATTTTCTTGCAGACAAAGCCGACGACATGAAAGCAGAATCGATTGTTACCATCGATGTAGAAGGCAAATCAAGTGTTACTGATTACATGATCGTTTGCACTGGTACTTCTAAGCGCCATGTTGCCTCTATTGCACAACATGTTGCTGATGAAGTCCGTAAAGCAGGTATGCAGCCACTAGGTATGGATGGTCAGCAAGAAGGTGAATGGGTTGTTCTAGATATGGGCACCAGCATGCTTCACGTTATGCAAGAAGAACATCGTGAACTTTACCAACTAGAAAAACTTTGGGGCTAA
- a CDS encoding septal ring lytic transglycosylase RlpA family protein, producing the protein MSINTTLIKKAPFVDRLSIKKIVSIVGLAMVINGCSSQKPTGRYDIDSDIAPDTPISVEHLEDAHPQYEPYSLGGNNNYTLRGEDYKIVRKTEGFTEKGKASWYGKKFHGHLTSNGEIYDMYSMSAAHKTLPIPSYVKVTNTDNNKTTIVRINDRGPFHEGRIIDLSYAAAYKLDVLRTGTANVEIEVITVAMPTDANKKAALPQFIIQVATSPHKDRTEKLAKNLGEKLAVATFLQPNDDNYRLMLGPFHDYALTQEKLEQVKLMGYPSAYIKKHTLTR; encoded by the coding sequence ATGTCTATCAATACAACGTTAATCAAAAAAGCCCCCTTTGTTGATAGGCTGTCAATCAAAAAGATAGTCTCGATAGTAGGCTTAGCGATGGTAATCAACGGTTGTTCTTCTCAGAAACCAACAGGCCGCTATGACATTGATTCGGATATTGCGCCAGATACGCCAATATCAGTCGAGCACTTAGAAGATGCTCACCCTCAGTATGAACCTTACAGTTTAGGCGGTAATAATAACTACACTCTGCGTGGTGAAGATTACAAAATCGTCAGGAAAACAGAAGGGTTTACCGAGAAAGGAAAAGCCTCTTGGTACGGTAAGAAATTTCATGGTCATTTAACATCAAATGGTGAGATCTATGACATGTATTCGATGTCTGCTGCTCACAAAACCTTGCCAATTCCAAGCTATGTAAAAGTGACGAATACCGACAATAATAAAACGACGATTGTTCGTATCAATGACCGAGGTCCATTCCATGAAGGCCGAATTATTGACCTTAGTTATGCGGCGGCTTACAAGCTCGATGTTTTGAGAACGGGCACAGCTAATGTTGAGATTGAAGTCATCACTGTGGCTATGCCAACTGACGCAAATAAAAAGGCGGCTTTACCGCAATTTATTATTCAAGTGGCCACATCACCTCATAAAGATAGAACTGAGAAGTTAGCCAAAAATTTAGGCGAAAAGCTAGCAGTAGCAACGTTTTTGCAGCCAAATGATGACAACTACCGATTGATGCTTGGGCCATTTCATGACTATGCTCTGACTCAAGAGAAATTGGAACAAGTTAAGCTAATGGGTTACCCGTCAGCTTATATAAAGAAACACACGCTAACCCGCTAA
- the ybeD gene encoding DUF493 family protein YbeD → MMNINSDAKLKDLLEFPCSFTYKVMGHAKPELTELVLEVIQRHAPGDYSPTLKPSAKGNYHSVSINITATSIEQVETLYKELGEIEIVRMVL, encoded by the coding sequence ATCATGAACATCAATTCTGATGCAAAACTAAAAGATCTCTTAGAGTTCCCTTGTTCATTCACTTATAAAGTTATGGGCCACGCGAAGCCAGAACTGACTGAGCTAGTGCTAGAAGTGATTCAGCGTCATGCTCCTGGTGACTACAGCCCAACGCTAAAACCGAGTGCAAAAGGTAACTACCACTCTGTTTCTATCAACATTACAGCGACATCAATTGAGCAAGTAGAAACGCTATATAAAGAACTGGGCGAGATCGAAATCGTTCGTATGGTTCTGTAA
- the leuS gene encoding leucine--tRNA ligase: MQEQYNPQEIEQKVQQHWDNSETFVVSEDPNKEKFYCLSMFPYPSGRLHMGHVRNYTIGDVVSRFQRLQGKNVMQPIGWDAFGLPAENAAVKNNTAPAPWTYENIEYMKNQLKLLGFGYDWNREFATCTPEYYRWEQEFFTKLYEKGLVYKKTSSVNWCPNDQTVLANEQVEDGCCWRCDTPVEQKKIPQWFIKITEYAQELLDDLDNLEGWPEMVKTMQRNWIGRSEGVELSFAVNGEEAPLEVYTTRPDTLMGVSYVGIAAGHPLAEKASKNNPELAAFVDECRNTKVAEAELATMEKKGMDTGLTAIHPLNGRVVPVYVANFVLMDYGTGAVMAVPAHDQRDYEFATKYGIDIIPVIKPEDGSELDVSEAAYTEKGVLFDSGEFDGLAFQEAFDAIAAKLEAEGKGKKTVNFRLRDWGVSRQRYWGAPIPMVTTEDGEVHPVPADQLPVILPEDVVMDGVTSPIKADKSWAETTFNGEPALRETDTFDTFMESSWYYARYCSPQADDILDPEKANYWLPVDQYVGGIEHACMHLLYSRFFHKLLRDAGYVTSDEPFKQLLCQGMVLADAFYHENEKGTKEWIAPTDVTVERDGKGRIEKAVDAQGREVEHSGMIKMSKSKNNGIDPQEMVDKYGADTVRLFMMFASPADMTLEWQESGVEGANRFLKRVWKLVHAHSSKGAAESVDASALSGDQKALRRDIHKTIAKVTDDIGRRQTFNTAIAAIMELMNKLAKAPQESVQDRAILDEALKAVVRMLYPMTPHISYEMWIALGESNVDSATWPTFDEKALVEDEKTIVVMINGKLRAKLTVAADATEEQVRELGLNDENAKKFLDDLTIRKVIFVPGKLLNIVAN, encoded by the coding sequence ATGCAAGAACAATATAACCCGCAAGAGATTGAACAAAAGGTTCAACAACACTGGGATAACAGCGAAACTTTCGTTGTAAGTGAAGACCCAAACAAAGAAAAATTCTACTGTCTTTCTATGTTCCCATACCCAAGTGGTCGACTGCACATGGGCCACGTGCGTAACTACACCATCGGTGATGTGGTATCTCGTTTCCAACGTCTACAAGGTAAAAACGTAATGCAACCTATCGGTTGGGATGCATTCGGCCTGCCTGCAGAAAATGCAGCTGTAAAAAACAACACGGCGCCTGCACCATGGACTTACGAAAACATTGAGTACATGAAAAACCAGCTAAAGCTTTTAGGCTTTGGTTACGACTGGAACCGTGAATTCGCAACGTGTACACCTGAGTACTACCGTTGGGAGCAAGAGTTCTTCACCAAGCTTTATGAAAAAGGCCTAGTTTACAAGAAGACCTCTTCTGTGAACTGGTGTCCAAACGACCAAACTGTACTTGCAAACGAGCAAGTGGAAGACGGTTGCTGCTGGCGTTGTGACACCCCAGTAGAACAAAAGAAGATTCCACAGTGGTTCATTAAAATCACTGAATACGCTCAAGAGCTACTAGACGATCTAGATAACCTTGAAGGTTGGCCTGAAATGGTTAAAACCATGCAGCGTAACTGGATCGGTCGCTCTGAAGGTGTTGAGCTATCTTTCGCTGTTAACGGCGAAGAAGCACCGCTAGAAGTTTACACAACACGTCCAGACACGCTAATGGGTGTTTCTTACGTTGGTATCGCTGCTGGTCACCCACTTGCAGAGAAAGCATCGAAGAACAACCCTGAACTTGCAGCATTCGTTGATGAATGTCGCAACACGAAAGTGGCTGAAGCCGAATTAGCAACAATGGAAAAGAAAGGTATGGATACTGGCCTAACAGCTATCCACCCTCTTAACGGTCGTGTTGTGCCAGTTTACGTAGCAAACTTCGTTCTTATGGATTACGGCACAGGTGCGGTAATGGCGGTTCCAGCTCACGATCAACGTGATTACGAATTCGCAACTAAGTACGGTATCGATATCATTCCGGTAATCAAACCTGAAGATGGTTCTGAACTGGATGTATCTGAAGCGGCTTACACAGAGAAAGGTGTACTGTTCGATTCTGGCGAATTCGATGGTCTTGCGTTCCAAGAAGCATTCGATGCAATAGCTGCGAAACTTGAAGCTGAAGGCAAAGGTAAGAAAACAGTAAACTTCCGTCTACGTGACTGGGGTGTTTCTCGTCAGCGTTACTGGGGCGCTCCAATCCCAATGGTAACGACAGAAGACGGTGAAGTTCACCCAGTACCAGCAGACCAACTGCCCGTTATTCTTCCTGAAGACGTGGTAATGGATGGCGTTACTAGCCCAATCAAAGCAGACAAGTCTTGGGCTGAAACAACATTCAATGGCGAACCTGCGCTGCGTGAAACTGATACGTTTGATACTTTCATGGAATCTTCATGGTACTACGCACGTTACTGTTCACCACAAGCTGACGACATTCTAGATCCAGAAAAAGCAAACTACTGGCTACCGGTTGACCAATACGTTGGTGGTATCGAGCATGCTTGTATGCACCTGCTTTACTCTCGTTTCTTCCACAAGCTTCTACGTGATGCTGGTTACGTGACATCTGATGAACCGTTCAAGCAACTTCTATGTCAAGGCATGGTTCTGGCTGACGCGTTCTATCACGAAAACGAAAAAGGCACCAAAGAGTGGATTGCTCCGACTGACGTAACGGTTGAACGTGACGGTAAAGGTCGCATCGAAAAAGCAGTCGACGCTCAAGGCCGCGAAGTTGAACACTCAGGCATGATCAAAATGTCTAAGTCTAAAAACAACGGTATAGACCCACAAGAGATGGTAGACAAGTACGGCGCTGATACTGTACGTCTATTCATGATGTTTGCATCACCTGCAGATATGACTCTTGAGTGGCAAGAGTCTGGCGTTGAAGGTGCAAACCGTTTCCTTAAACGTGTTTGGAAACTGGTTCATGCTCACTCTTCTAAAGGTGCTGCTGAATCTGTTGATGCTTCTGCGCTATCTGGCGACCAGAAAGCACTTCGTCGTGATATCCACAAGACTATCGCGAAAGTAACGGACGATATCGGCCGTCGCCAAACGTTCAACACAGCCATCGCTGCAATCATGGAACTGATGAATAAGCTAGCGAAAGCACCTCAAGAATCTGTACAAGATCGTGCAATCCTTGATGAAGCACTAAAAGCTGTCGTTCGCATGCTTTACCCAATGACGCCACACATCTCTTACGAAATGTGGATTGCACTGGGTGAATCAAACGTAGATTCAGCAACATGGCCAACTTTCGATGAGAAAGCGCTAGTTGAAGACGAGAAGACTATCGTTGTAATGATCAACGGTAAGCTGCGTGCGAAACTGACTGTTGCTGCTGACGCAACCGAAGAGCAAGTTCGTGAACTTGGTCTAAACGATGAGAACGCTAAAAAGTTCCTAGATGACCTAACGATCCGTAAGGTCATCTTCGTACCTGGTAAGCTTCTAAACATCGTTGCTAACTAA
- the holA gene encoding DNA polymerase III subunit delta has product MRIFADRLPEQLAKQLSNVYLIFGNEPLLLQESRESIQKAAKEQGFDERHRFAIDNSLDWNQVYDCTQALSLFSSRQIIELELPESGVNAAIAKELLAISEHIHSDILLILVGTKLTKAQENAKWFKALSNQGHWVSCLTPDVGRLPQFVQARCRKIGLLPDPEAIQMLAQWHEGNLFALTQSLEKLALQYPDGKLTLVRLEESLSRHNHFTPFHWSDALLAGKGNRAQRILRQLEAEGVEPVILLRSIQRELALLLQMQQQMKQMPISQVFEKHRIWQSKKPLYNAALTRVSISQLHSLFALLTQAELMTKTQYEQSPWPLIHQLSVEFCLPTASIPFHA; this is encoded by the coding sequence ATGCGTATTTTTGCCGATCGTTTACCTGAGCAACTTGCAAAGCAGCTAAGTAACGTTTATCTGATTTTTGGCAACGAGCCTTTGTTGCTACAAGAAAGTAGAGAATCGATTCAAAAGGCAGCTAAAGAGCAAGGCTTCGATGAACGCCATCGCTTTGCGATTGATAATAGCCTCGACTGGAATCAAGTCTACGACTGCACTCAAGCGCTAAGCCTATTCTCTAGCCGTCAGATCATCGAACTTGAGCTACCAGAATCAGGAGTCAATGCCGCGATAGCAAAAGAGCTTCTCGCGATCTCCGAGCATATCCACAGTGATATATTGTTGATCTTGGTGGGCACTAAACTCACTAAAGCTCAAGAGAATGCAAAATGGTTTAAGGCGCTCTCGAATCAAGGACATTGGGTCAGCTGCCTAACTCCGGATGTTGGCCGACTACCTCAGTTTGTTCAAGCGCGCTGTCGTAAAATCGGTTTACTGCCAGATCCTGAAGCTATTCAAATGCTGGCACAATGGCATGAGGGTAATCTATTTGCTCTAACACAAAGCTTAGAAAAATTGGCGCTTCAATATCCAGACGGAAAGCTTACGTTAGTACGCTTAGAAGAGTCTCTAAGCCGCCACAATCACTTTACTCCCTTCCATTGGAGTGATGCATTACTGGCAGGTAAAGGCAATCGAGCACAACGAATTCTGAGACAATTGGAAGCGGAAGGTGTCGAGCCAGTTATCTTGCTGCGTAGCATACAGCGTGAACTTGCTCTGCTATTGCAAATGCAGCAACAAATGAAACAGATGCCGATCAGCCAAGTCTTTGAAAAGCACCGTATCTGGCAATCTAAAAAGCCTCTTTATAACGCCGCGCTAACAAGAGTTTCAATTTCTCAATTACACTCTTTGTTTGCGCTGCTCACACAAGCAGAATTGATGACAAAAACTCAATATGAACAGTCGCCTTGGCCACTAATTCATCAGTTAAGTGTAGAGTTTTGTCTCCCTACAGCTTCAATACCATTTCACGCATAA
- a CDS encoding serine hydrolase: MIKSNKLVKSIFATSVALSATIATSSFAAPIVVPDAPQIAAKGFVLMDYHSGKVLAEKEMNTQLSPASLTKMMTSYVIGQELDRGNINLTDDVVISENAWAKNFPDSSKMFVEVGTTVKVEELNRGIIIQSGNDACVAMAEHIAGSEDAFVDLMNAWASSIGMKDTHFANVHGLDNPNLYSTPYDMALLGQALIRDVPDEYRIYSEKKFTYNGITQYNRNGLLWDKSMNVDGIKTGHTSNAGYSLVSSATEGKMRLVAVVMGTKNANARKTESKKLLSYGFRFFETVAPHTAGETFVEEKIWMGSQDTVALGVDEDTFVTLPRGQAKNLKASFVLEKELEAPISKGDVVGKLFYQVDGEDVAEYPLLALEDVDQGSLFSRLWDYLVLLFKGLF, translated from the coding sequence ATGATTAAATCTAATAAACTTGTTAAATCGATTTTTGCTACTTCTGTTGCTCTTTCTGCAACGATAGCTACATCGTCATTCGCCGCTCCTATTGTTGTTCCTGATGCACCTCAAATCGCCGCTAAGGGTTTTGTTCTGATGGATTACCATTCAGGCAAAGTACTAGCAGAGAAAGAGATGAACACTCAGCTTTCTCCAGCAAGTTTAACCAAGATGATGACGAGCTACGTGATCGGCCAAGAGCTGGATCGTGGCAACATCAATCTAACCGATGACGTTGTTATCAGTGAAAATGCTTGGGCTAAAAACTTCCCTGATTCTTCCAAGATGTTCGTGGAAGTGGGCACAACCGTGAAGGTTGAAGAGCTGAACCGTGGCATCATCATTCAATCAGGTAATGATGCTTGTGTTGCGATGGCTGAGCACATTGCAGGTTCTGAAGATGCATTTGTTGACCTAATGAACGCATGGGCAAGCTCTATCGGCATGAAAGACACGCACTTTGCTAATGTGCACGGTCTAGATAACCCGAATCTGTACTCTACCCCTTACGATATGGCTCTACTTGGTCAGGCACTCATTCGTGACGTTCCTGATGAGTACCGTATCTACTCAGAGAAAAAATTTACATACAACGGCATCACCCAATACAACCGTAATGGTCTGTTATGGGATAAAAGTATGAACGTTGATGGCATCAAAACGGGCCACACAAGTAACGCAGGTTACAGCCTAGTAAGCTCAGCGACAGAAGGCAAAATGCGCCTAGTTGCTGTTGTTATGGGCACTAAAAATGCTAACGCTCGTAAAACAGAAAGCAAAAAGCTACTAAGCTACGGCTTCCGTTTCTTCGAAACAGTGGCACCGCACACAGCTGGAGAAACCTTCGTAGAAGAAAAGATCTGGATGGGTAGCCAAGATACTGTGGCACTGGGTGTAGACGAAGATACATTCGTTACTCTACCTCGAGGCCAAGCTAAGAACCTGAAAGCAAGTTTCGTTCTTGAAAAAGAACTTGAAGCACCAATCAGCAAAGGCGATGTAGTTGGTAAACTATTCTACCAAGTCGACGGTGAAGACGTAGCTGAATACCCACTACTAGCACTTGAAGATGTCGACCAAGGCAGCCTATTCAGCCGTCTATGGGACTACCTAGTTCTTCTGTTCAAGGGTTTATTCTAA
- the rlmH gene encoding 23S rRNA (pseudouridine(1915)-N(3))-methyltransferase RlmH: MKIQLIAVGTKMPKWVEEGFKEYKRRFPHDMPLELIEITAGKRGKNADIARILQKEGEAMLAAVPKGNRIVTLDIPGKKWDTPQLAEQLESWKLDGRDVSILIGGPEGLAPACKAAADQSWSLSALTLPHPLVRVIMAESLYRAWSITANHPYHRE, encoded by the coding sequence TTGAAGATCCAGTTAATCGCAGTTGGTACAAAAATGCCAAAGTGGGTTGAAGAAGGGTTTAAAGAATATAAACGCCGCTTCCCTCATGATATGCCATTAGAACTCATTGAGATCACTGCGGGGAAACGCGGTAAAAATGCTGATATTGCACGAATTCTTCAAAAAGAAGGCGAAGCAATGTTAGCAGCGGTTCCAAAAGGAAATCGCATTGTCACGCTCGATATCCCAGGTAAAAAATGGGATACACCACAACTGGCTGAGCAATTGGAAAGTTGGAAACTGGATGGACGTGACGTTTCTATCCTGATTGGCGGGCCTGAAGGATTAGCTCCTGCATGTAAAGCGGCAGCAGATCAAAGCTGGTCTCTGTCTGCGCTTACTCTCCCTCACCCATTAGTACGCGTTATCATGGCTGAAAGCTTGTATCGAGCTTGGAGCATCACTGCTAACCATCCTTATCATCGAGAATAA
- the rodA gene encoding rod shape-determining protein RodA → MKLDPSTGRNRALFERLHIDLPLLLGILVLMGFALLIMYSASGQSLAMMDRQAMRMVLSLGVMIFLAQLSPRTYETLAPLLFAGGVILLLGVLFFGEASKGAQRWLNFGFIRFQPSELLKLAVPLMLARFIGKRSLPPTFQTLAISLVMVFVPTILIAKQPDLGTSILIAASGIFVIFLAGISWKIIASAAIALGAFIPILWFFLMREYQKVRVRTLFDPESDPLGAGYHIIQSKIAIGSGGISGKGWLQGTQSQLEFIPERHTDFIFAVIAEEWGMIGILFLLAIYLFIIGRGLVLASQAQTAFGRMMGGSIVLSFFVYIFVNIGMVSGILPVVGVPLPLVSYGGTSMVTLMAGFGILMSIHTHRKAFSKAT, encoded by the coding sequence ATGAAACTTGATCCTTCTACCGGACGAAATAGAGCCTTGTTTGAAAGGCTGCATATCGACCTACCACTATTACTCGGCATTCTTGTCTTAATGGGTTTTGCCTTATTGATCATGTATAGCGCCAGTGGACAAAGCCTCGCGATGATGGACCGCCAAGCGATGCGTATGGTGCTGTCTTTAGGTGTGATGATCTTCTTAGCGCAACTTTCACCCCGAACCTATGAAACCTTGGCACCGCTACTGTTTGCAGGCGGTGTCATCTTGTTGTTAGGCGTGTTGTTCTTTGGTGAAGCCTCTAAAGGTGCTCAGCGCTGGTTGAACTTTGGCTTTATCAGATTCCAGCCCTCAGAACTGCTGAAGCTTGCAGTACCTTTAATGCTGGCTCGATTTATCGGTAAGCGCTCACTTCCACCGACTTTCCAAACTTTGGCTATCTCGTTGGTAATGGTGTTTGTACCCACGATTCTTATCGCTAAGCAGCCCGACTTAGGCACTTCAATACTCATTGCAGCATCTGGTATCTTTGTGATATTCCTTGCTGGTATCAGCTGGAAAATTATAGCGAGTGCTGCGATTGCCCTGGGCGCATTTATTCCGATTTTGTGGTTCTTCTTGATGCGCGAATATCAAAAAGTACGTGTAAGAACCCTTTTTGATCCTGAATCAGATCCATTAGGTGCGGGTTACCACATTATCCAAAGTAAGATTGCGATAGGTTCTGGTGGGATATCAGGAAAAGGTTGGTTGCAAGGTACTCAGTCCCAACTGGAATTCATTCCAGAAAGACACACCGACTTCATCTTTGCTGTCATTGCAGAAGAGTGGGGCATGATCGGAATTTTGTTCTTACTTGCTATCTACCTATTCATTATTGGACGTGGCTTAGTACTTGCTAGCCAGGCTCAAACAGCATTCGGTAGAATGATGGGCGGCAGCATTGTACTGAGCTTCTTTGTCTATATATTTGTAAACATAGGCATGGTAAGTGGCATTCTTCCAGTGGTTGGGGTTCCTCTTCCTTTGGTTAGCTATGGTGGTACTTCAATGGTTACCCTAATGGCTGGTTTTGGTATTTTAATGTCAATCCATACACACAGAAAAGCATTTTCAAAGGCGACTTAA
- the mrdA gene encoding penicillin-binding protein 2, with the protein MLRKRSQIRDYKAEARLFTSRAFVAFMGIIVMMSMLVVNLYNIQVNQYQDYKTRSNDNRIKVVPIAPNRGLIYDRNGVLLAENRPVFNLEIIPEKIKDMDDTIIRLQTLIEIPPERIERFNRERRNSRRFKSVPILNQLTEEQVAIFSVNQHKFPGVEVTGTLKRFYPYGDVLTHVIGYVSRINDRDMQRLVREEKDANYQATRDIGKLGIERYYEDMLHGTAGYQEVEVNSRGRVIRTLKFVPSVPGKDIVLNLDIKLQLYVHKLLDGRRGSAVVLDPKDNGVLAMVSSPSYDPNAFVHGISSKGYNALLQNKDRPLVNRATLGIYPPASTIKPFIAVAALQEGVITPNTTRNDPGYWKIPNSKTKPFRDWLRWGHGVVDIEKAIEESVDTFFYQIAFDLGIDRLSKWMMMFGFGDYTGIDIHEESKANMPTREWKMARHRVPWYQGDTIPVGIGQGYWTATPMQIAKATSVLVNEGEVIAPHLLRSTIDNGQPFDEQTVSEIETYPPVTGVKQKYWDIAQEGMRLVNHGRKGTARRSFQNMSYQTAGKSGTAQVFGLKEDEEYNADEIAEHLRDHALFTGYAPFEDPEAVVTIVLENAGGGSSNGGPVVRKILDHIILAKEDESKATK; encoded by the coding sequence ATGTTACGTAAACGTAGCCAAATCCGTGATTACAAAGCAGAAGCACGACTATTTACTAGCCGTGCTTTTGTTGCGTTTATGGGGATCATAGTGATGATGTCGATGTTGGTCGTTAACCTGTATAACATTCAGGTCAACCAATATCAGGACTATAAAACTCGCTCTAACGACAACCGCATCAAGGTCGTGCCAATTGCACCTAACCGTGGTCTAATTTACGACCGAAACGGTGTACTCCTGGCTGAAAACCGTCCTGTTTTCAACCTAGAGATCATACCTGAAAAAATTAAAGATATGGATGATACGATCATCCGTTTGCAAACATTAATCGAGATTCCGCCAGAACGAATCGAACGATTTAACCGTGAGCGTCGCAACTCACGACGTTTCAAATCAGTACCCATTCTAAATCAGCTTACCGAAGAACAGGTTGCGATCTTCTCTGTAAACCAACATAAATTCCCGGGAGTTGAAGTGACAGGAACGTTGAAGCGTTTCTATCCTTATGGTGATGTGCTGACTCACGTCATAGGCTATGTATCACGTATCAATGATCGCGATATGCAACGCTTAGTTCGAGAAGAGAAAGACGCTAATTACCAAGCTACACGCGATATCGGTAAGCTTGGTATAGAGCGCTATTATGAAGATATGTTACACGGCACGGCTGGTTATCAAGAAGTCGAAGTAAACAGTCGCGGGCGAGTGATCCGCACGCTCAAGTTTGTTCCTTCCGTTCCAGGCAAAGATATCGTGCTGAACTTAGATATCAAGCTGCAGTTATACGTACACAAACTACTCGATGGTCGACGTGGTTCGGCGGTCGTTCTCGATCCCAAAGACAATGGCGTACTAGCGATGGTCTCTAGCCCAAGCTATGATCCCAATGCATTTGTGCATGGTATTTCCTCTAAAGGTTATAACGCGCTATTGCAAAACAAAGATCGACCTTTGGTTAACCGTGCCACGTTGGGGATTTATCCGCCAGCGTCTACGATCAAACCGTTCATCGCGGTAGCTGCTTTACAAGAAGGCGTGATCACGCCAAATACAACACGTAATGACCCTGGTTATTGGAAAATACCAAACTCTAAGACAAAACCTTTCCGTGACTGGCTTCGCTGGGGTCACGGAGTCGTCGATATAGAGAAAGCAATTGAAGAGTCGGTAGATACCTTCTTTTACCAAATAGCCTTTGATCTAGGCATCGATCGCCTATCTAAATGGATGATGATGTTTGGCTTCGGTGATTACACTGGCATCGATATTCACGAAGAAAGTAAAGCCAATATGCCAACGCGTGAATGGAAAATGGCAAGACACCGTGTGCCTTGGTATCAAGGTGATACGATCCCTGTTGGTATTGGCCAAGGCTACTGGACAGCGACACCGATGCAAATCGCGAAGGCAACCTCAGTATTAGTTAATGAAGGGGAAGTAATCGCCCCTCACTTGTTGCGCTCAACAATTGATAATGGTCAGCCATTCGATGAACAAACAGTATCGGAAATCGAAACCTATCCACCGGTCACTGGGGTTAAACAAAAATATTGGGATATCGCACAAGAAGGCATGAGGTTGGTAAACCACGGACGCAAAGGAACGGCAAGGCGTTCGTTCCAGAATATGTCTTACCAAACCGCTGGTAAATCAGGTACCGCACAAGTCTTTGGCCTAAAAGAAGATGAAGAGTACAACGCTGACGAAATCGCAGAGCATTTACGCGATCACGCACTCTTTACTGGTTATGCGCCTTTTGAAGATCCGGAAGCGGTTGTGACTATCGTATTAGAAAACGCAGGTGGTGGTTCATCAAATGGCGGCCCTGTCGTCAGAAAAATATTGGACCACATAATCCTCGCTAAAGAAGATGAAAGTAAGGCAACGAAATAA